The genome window CAGTGGGGGATTCCTTTCTCCCTTTATATTGCATCAAAATTAGATGGATATTCTAGATATGGTAATGCAAACATTTCATGCGAACATCGTGAGTTTACATAATATGCATGATCAATgctatggatgtgacatgacaGAAATGTTCAGAGCTCATCGGTGAAAGAAAGATACCAGGGATGTTTAAATGGTGCTGTATGTTGCAAAGGGACAGTCCCTCGAATAGTCACGACATTAGACAGACGTGCGAAAGGCCAATTACTTTCTTCGCCGCTTGACTGATTCCCGGGACTTCCAGCAATCACATCTTCAGGTGGGCGGGACTTTGTTTGGCCATGCTCTGATTGAATTCGCGCAGTTTCAATTAGTTTCAGTGGAAGGATGATATTATAGTCGGCGTCAGCCTCGATGGGCAGGGAATATTTCACTGAAGAGAAGGATCACAGTCACGTAATTGGGGAGTTATTATTATATCTCTAGTGCCAAATGGTGTCTGTCCGACGTAAACTGACATTTTTCCAAAGTCTGTGGGGTAAACTACCTctttggtggtggtgctgctttGTTTACCATTGAGTCTGTGCCGAGATGCATCAGCAAACTAGGGGATCCGAGGCGTTAATTCTCAGTAAGTacattttcacatagatctgtcGTTCTCCGACTGAGGCCTTAAATCCGAATGAGAACACTTGCGCAGTGCAGTACTTGTTTACGTTTTCAACCGGGTTTCGGAGGATTTGGCAGCTTATCACTTATTTCGTGAGTACCCACATCGATGGACTTGATGCAGACGTGTGCCTCCAGATGTAACACTGCAGCTGCTACACGGAATGCTACAGTGTTGCAAATCTAAACGTCACCAGACGATATAGTTACAGTCGtttcaaatgaaaaacaaaccTTATCAACTCAAATTAACGCCACCATGGGAGAAAGATGTTGGATTCGGCAGGAAACCCAGAACCTACCGGAACAATACGAAGATCATAGCAAATCCCGGATTTGTTATGAAAGTGCTGCGCAAAAAGAGAATAATTATGTTACTCGCGTACTTTCTGCTTGTAGCCTTGACCATGTTGAACCTGGCTAACTACAAATGGACTAAAGAGCCACAACAGTGCAACCATCAAATGCAGAGCACGACTTTTCAGAGCAGGTCAGATATCCGTTTTCTTTACAAAGCCCCTCAAACCAGAAAAAGACAGCTGGTCTATGTTCTGACAACATGGCGATCTGGGTCGTCTTTTTTCGGAGAACTGTTCAATCAGAACCCCGATGTATTCTTCCTGTACGAACCCATGTGGCATATATGGCAGAAGCTCTACCCCGGTGATGCGGTGTCTCTCCAGGGGGCAGCCAGAGACATGCTGAACTCCCTGTACCGCTGTGATTTCTCGGTGTTTCAGCTGTACAATAGCCCAGGCGGCAAGAATGTAACTTCTCTTGGAGTCTTCGGTGCCACTCTCAATAAAGTCATGTGTTCTTTGCCTCTTTGCACAGCATACAGGAAAGATGTGGTGGGAATGGTTGATGACAAGGTGTGTAAAAAATGTCCCCCTCAGAGTCTCAGAATGTTGGAAGAGGAGTGCTTGAAATACAACACAATAGTAATCAAGGGAGTGCGCATCTTGGATGTCAATGTATTGGCTCCTTTAATGGAAGACCCCTCCTTCAATCTGAAGGTGATTCATTTGGTTAGAGACCCCAGGGCTGTTGCCAACTCAAGGATTAAATCTAGACATGGGTTGATTCGTGAAAATTTGCAGGTGGTACGCAGCAGGGACCCCAAACTTCACCGTATGCCATTTGCTGATCCAGGTCATAAGGCCAACAAAAAAGACGGCTCTGACTACCATTCTATTGGAGCTATGGAAGTGATATGTGACCGTACATCAAGAACTCTAAAAACAGCTATAAATCCACCCAACTGGTTTAAGGGGAAATACATGACTGTGCGTTATGAGGATTTAGTGGAAAATCCCATCAAAGCAGTAAGGAACATTTACCGCTTTGTCAATCTTTCAATAAATCATGACATTGAGTCTTTTGCCTTGAATATGACAAGTGGGACTACTTCATCTTCAAAGCCATTCATCGTTTCCTCCAGGAATGCAACGCAAGCTGCAAGTGCATGGAGGACTGTCCTCAGTTTCCAGCAAATTAGACAGGTGGAAGACTTTTGCCACCACTCCATGTCTTTGCTTGGATACATTCGTGTCCGAACATCTGGGGAGGCTAGAGATTTGAGTAAACCACTGCTGACAGTGCCCAAACTGTAACATTGTTGCCACCAAAGACAGCATGCAATTTCCATGTATTTAACTGTTGACGTTACTTACAACTTAATTGGTCCTTACAAAGGTGTTTGTAATGTGGGTACCCCCACATGCATTGCTGGAATGTATAGCTTGTTTCAATGCTATTGTAATTTTTTGGGACCTCCAGTGTTACTGAGAtaaaaatatgtctgatcacaAAAGAGTGAAAAGAAAACACTGATAAACATTTTGTTGAGTCTTATTCACACATACAACTTATTTATTAATGGCAGCATTTTAAAAGTTACTATTTACTAAGTGTTTATGGTATTTGATATGTGCTTTCTCTAGTGAAATATTTTTGGAGCTGTAATTCCAAGTATGTTCTGTTGCACTCAATATTATACTTACTAACCTTTGGGTAACAATTATTAGTAACAAAGTTTggctacactttacttgaaggtatctacataagaatgacatgacactgtcataaccctaacactaaccctaaccctaacttgctatgacaaaaaccaaatgacaCTTTGACAGaagtgttatatatatatatatatatatatatatatatatatatatacacataaacgttcatgacttgtttataatgtgtatgacacgttcatgacagtgtcatgtcactctcaAACTTTGTTACTAGTAATTGTGCATCAAAATCAGTGCTGGTTTTAGCAAGGTACAAACAGTTACAACACTAAAATAGGATAGATAACAGATATGACCTTTATTTACTGCCACACACAAAGTATGAGTTGCTTCAGTAATACCTAAAAAGGTAACCAAGGATTTCAATAGTATGCGAATATGCAGTATAAAACATTGACATTGTTTAATTAATAACAAGTTAATGGTAACTTGGTAAaccttttttacttttttcttttaaacagTCTTGGAGTGCTTGTGTTGAAGTTTCTTCCATGGTTGTCTAATGTAGGTTGCATACATTTAGGTTGACATCACATCTGAGGTGAAAAGACCATCAAGTACAGTCCAAGTATCACCACAATTTACTTCTGTGAGAAACTCTCTAAAGTACTCTCTAAAGGCTAAAGGAAAGCACACACCCCACATATGTGCACCAGATAGAAGatttgatgatggtgatggtgaagaaGTGAAGCATGTTTACTAGGGATATACTCTGATTAAGATTccaaataatgtgtgtgtgtgtgtgtgtgtttcaaaaaggagcatggtgtgtgagagagagtctgaggATACGAGATAGAGGCAGCCAGCTCTTGCTGTTCCAGAAATAGCAGCTGTGGACCCCGGCTGTGGAGATAGAGGCAGAAAGGCTCCCATAGTTTCTCTGAGGTCAGGTAATGCCAAGGTCACGGGGGTCAGTGCCTGTGTATGGAGGAAATCTACTGATAAAATCCCTCCTGTGTACCGTCTCTGAGCTTTGGCTCGCCTTGGATGGAAATGCTCACTGGGATGCAGCAGTATCAGCTGAGTGAAAGAAGTAGTGAAGGAGGCCACTGTGTAATGTTGTAGATGCTGTTTAAATTGACAAAATGACATGATCGTTTAAGCCCAATAACATCCTACAGATTTAGTTCCAGGACCTGTGGTGTACTTTGTATTGCGTGTCTCGGTGAGGGTCGGAGAGGAGAGGTGCTGTTCCTTCTGGTAAGGAGGACTGGTGTTTGTGCACCTTTGGCTCTTGTGGTAGTGTAACGGTAGCCAGCTGGTCcgtagctgtgcagtatgtacattGGTAAACCTCCCTCCCGATGCCATAAGAGTCGTGCCAGTGAGAGCTAGCAGCttgggcttttagctcgattGCTAGCATGCTCGATTTCCAATGTGCTGCTGTTTGTGGGTTTGAGTCTGGGCGAGTGCAGGGTGGAGGCGCGTAATCCACACAACACAGGTTACACTAGTTTGCTGCAGGATCTCAACATTCTCAGATCTGACTCAGCACGAATGGCCTTTAAGCTATGCCATGCCAACATTATGTCATACTGGTCCATATTATTCTTGTTCTTGGGGCTTCAGCTACCCTGGCAATTTGTGCAGAATGGTTGGGAACCTGATCATTTGTCCCAAGCTTTAACCCTTCGACATCGTCCATGACAATCAGATGGAGTTTGTTTTGTGCCGTCTGATTAGATATTGGATATGTGTTTGGTATAAGGCAGTCTGTGACAAAACAATTGTGAATAGGGTTATTCTGCCTATACATGCACCCATTTCTTTTGgtgttctgtgtgtgcacaatggtgatatttttgttgAAATGACTTAGCAATAAGTTGATGTTTATGATATACTTTTTGGAAAGACTTTCAAGCTTAACATACTGTAAAGATGTAAAGACGTTAGCCAACTTTCCCCATCTGATTTTTTGTTGAGAACACATggatacgtaagggataatgtatagaacgccggtcattattgggaaaataagtcccgacagggcgaaccggaccccgacgcgcatcggaggggtcttgttccgccctgaagggacttatccGTTACCGTCTCCCACTATCTGCTTATGATTCAGCTTTCCTTGAACCTAGTAATTAGACAGCTTTATCCTGACCGAAAATCGTAGTATGCCATTAAAAATTTATGAAAAGCCTATCAGCAAGCTCTATGATTATAGATCAGAGAGGTGGGGGTGTACTTGCACATATTGTATTAGGAAAAAATATTCTCTCATAACGTTTCCCTGTGTATTCATCTGTATACTTTACagtgtttgttgatgtttttctcagttatCATTTCTCAAATCATCCTTAACATTTTTAAGATAGTGAGTGCATTTCTCTAAACAATTCATATGCCCAGCACCATCATATGGATTACCCCCCCAAAATGCTTAGTGTATGTTTTAGTGAATAATTATTTAAATTAATAGTCAGTCACACCAAAATGAAAGTCCTTTTTTGTATGGTATGTAACCAAGACAGTCAAAATACATAGTCATGTAATGCAATTCAATATGGAATTATGATATCCTGTAGTGTTTTTCATCATttccaaatgtgtttttttactgtatctctttcactcactaGAATTTATCACCATACCAGATTATTGGATTGGTGTtagattgaattggattggtcTAGTCCTTGGTCCACACTCAAATATGTtgccaaaatgaaaaacaaaaagaagaattTTGAACCTGACTTTATTCAGTGTTAGAATTTCTGAAATCTAAGCAAATGATTGCATATTTCATTAGATAATGGCTCAGTATACATAATATTTCAGAAAACTGACCAAAtgaccacatacagtatgcaataATGCAGCATACTGCATCTATATAAAAACCTTTCCATTGTTATGAATATGTCTACTGAGAATCGCCTGGTACTACTAGCCAAATGATGTCCGAAGGCCTTTTAGCTGCGTAATCTGAtagttctatctatctatttacacACCTCCCTGTGGTCACTCCAACCAATAGAATCAGATAGAATGACACAAAAACAGTATAAAATAGTACTGTTAGACATTattcataaaaataaaatagaagTGAACATATCATGTGTTCATGAATTTTTACATAAAATGGCAGGAACTGATTTCACCCGCCATGCACATTTGGTCGTCCCCAATGTTGACTCCATGGCTACAGCCTTGGGTCAAAAAGCATTATACTGGTTCCttgttgaaaaaaacaaaacatttagaTATTAGTTTATTGCTTGAGACTCACACATGCAAAACTTTTGAACCAGAACATGAAAAGTGTTGAATGGGCTGTGATGGCATCATCTGCACACTGAAGATGGATGATGGTGGCTATTTACATGACCAACTATGACATTATATCATGTTACGTAATGTCCAAGACACAATAGTTAGCTGCATACACTatgtctcttttttctcttttcctttcctATTGTGCTGCTTGGTAGAATGACATCTGATAAGAATAGTTTAAGCCCAGTTTTAGCCCTTAAACCAGGCAGACACTACTTTTTTCTGTTACATATGACATGGTAACTCACACTACATTTCAATCCGACAAAATTGCTGTGCTCACACTCATATGTTTGAACTTCTTGCAGCCGACAAAAATGTCTGACATGGCAGAAATCCAGTCTAATCAAACCAGAGCAGGAATTATTTTTTGCCTTCTAATCAGGCATTGAGAGCCTACTCAAACTACACCACAAATTGGACAGGAATTCTGCCTGATTCAAAACTTTATCAGGTCCGACTGATTCGGTGATAAAAACAGGCCAAAATCGCACCGTGTCTGCTTGGCACTAGGGCTGGTATGTCTTGTTGCGAGACTCCACTTGTGCTCAAGGAAAACCCAACAAATAAGGTGAAGCTCCCTTTCACTCTCCCTTTCACTTTCGACATACTGTATCAGGGCTGAGATTTCACAAGATTGACTCATCTGCCCACAAAGGTAAtcggaaaaaaaacacagctgGGCAAAAATAAATGAGAGGTGAAGTCAGTTAATTATTGAACAACATGGCCTTGGCACATCTTGGTCAGATACTGTAGATGTTATGCATATTTTATGGAATAGGAGAGGCCTTGTAAGGCTATGGGAGGTGAAACCAGCTCACTTCAGTGCAGCTTCAGCCTGCAGACCCCCAGCATCCTAAAGGATATGCTTGCTTTTTGCTTTTTCCTTTAACATTCGCATACATTTGCGCACACATCTATATGTgtaagtactgtatatatactcttttgatcccgtgagggaaatttggtctctgcatttatcccaatccgtgaattagtgaaacacacagcacacagtgaacacacagtgaggtgaagcacacactaatcccggcgcagtgagctgcctgcaacaacagcggcgctcggggagcagtgagagcactACGCAAGTTACTGGAGAACTCTGCTAGAGGGCAGACAATAGTATTCTGACCCAGAGTCATAAATAAAGCCAGTCTTGGCTGCTCATGTGCCTATACTACCAGTTTAGCGGAACAGGCCATGTTTTTTTGAGGACGTGCACAATGGAGGCGGGATACATGTTGCAGCCTTGctgcgtactgtatgtgtgtacttgttGTTACAAGCAGGTATATCCTTGGCCTTTCTGAAAATGAGCGCATCCCTTCAGCTGAAAGCTGGTTAATCAGGGGTGTCAGCATCATGCCGGTGGATGGTGGCAGGCAGCCGCTCTGAAGTCAAAGCATCTTTCAACAGGGATGGTGCCCTGTAATCAACAGCTCTTAGTCTTTTGCACACGTCTGCACACCGGGCGGCTCAAGGGAGCAAATGCCTTCCGTTGCTCTTCTGTCTGTTGCTTTGATGAGGGCCAAATGGAGCCCATCTATCCCTTAGCTTTTGTGCTGGTAGGCACTGAACAAAAGGAAGCAACTGCTCTTAGCAACTGCAGTGAAAAACCTGGTCTCAGGGCCATTTCCTCCCTACTACAGACTTTAAAAAGGCAAACATTATATTTCCTTTATTTTgtatctcccctcctctctctctcttgtgttttcaagtgctttattggcatgacaaaagagagtttgtattgccaaagcagtcatTACTCTGCAGtcatctctcctgctctccaaaCTGATATAATCCTTTAAAAATAACACCACTTAGCATGAAAGGCTGTGTTCCTTCTTTTCATAATGAAGAACCAGGTGCCATCTGTATCTGTACTATCAACCCCCACCCTCGGCCTCAAAATTAACACCAGGCCTGAGAGAGGAGAAGCACTCCTTTTCTGTTTCATGAATTATTGCACTCCTTACCTCTtcagatcctctctctctctctcatgcatgctctgtctctctctctctacctccgcCTCGTTCTCTCCTCCCTGTGTTGACATCTGAAACTGAGCATTCAGTGGAGGTTTCGACACTGCTTAAAGGCCACAGACAGGTCACAGGACTGAGAGGCCCAGTGTGCAGCGAGTACAggcggctgggtgtgtgtgtgtctgtatgtgtgtatttacagtgtgtgtgtgtctgtacgtgtgtatttatgtgtgtgtgtgtgtgtgtgtgtgtgtgtgtgtgtatgtgtgcacgtgtgcacatgtgtgtgtgtgtgtgtagcagcagcaggggagggggagagaatggATGGTTTTAATTGCCTTGGCTGACACAGGCCACACTCAGGGGATGGATGGTTATTGGGAGGCTGCTGAGTGATGCTGCCTGTTTGTTcactgcaggagagagagagagagagagagagaggagggggggcgtAGGAATGGTAAGCAAGTGAGAGGgttggggaagagagagggaaagagagagcttCCTGGCATTGCTGGGGTATGTGCCAATAAACAAACATTTTGCTGTCTGCTCAGTGGCTCGCTGGGAATTAATGACAC of Alosa sapidissima isolate fAloSap1 chromosome 1, fAloSap1.pri, whole genome shotgun sequence contains these proteins:
- the chst2a gene encoding carbohydrate sulfotransferase 2a; translation: MKNKPYQLKLTPPWEKDVGFGRKPRTYRNNTKIIANPGFVMKVLRKKRIIMLLAYFLLVALTMLNLANYKWTKEPQQCNHQMQSTTFQSRSDIRFLYKAPQTRKRQLVYVLTTWRSGSSFFGELFNQNPDVFFLYEPMWHIWQKLYPGDAVSLQGAARDMLNSLYRCDFSVFQLYNSPGGKNVTSLGVFGATLNKVMCSLPLCTAYRKDVVGMVDDKVCKKCPPQSLRMLEEECLKYNTIVIKGVRILDVNVLAPLMEDPSFNLKVIHLVRDPRAVANSRIKSRHGLIRENLQVVRSRDPKLHRMPFADPGHKANKKDGSDYHSIGAMEVICDRTSRTLKTAINPPNWFKGKYMTVRYEDLVENPIKAVRNIYRFVNLSINHDIESFALNMTSGTTSSSKPFIVSSRNATQAASAWRTVLSFQQIRQVEDFCHHSMSLLGYIRVRTSGEARDLSKPLLTVPKL